A DNA window from Xiphias gladius isolate SHS-SW01 ecotype Sanya breed wild chromosome 3, ASM1685928v1, whole genome shotgun sequence contains the following coding sequences:
- the ankrd40 gene encoding ankyrin repeat domain-containing protein 40 — translation MSTTSLDKELQERLREASAIGDIDEVRTLVESGVNVNSQNEINGWTCLHWACKRNHKHIVSYLLSCGADKEILTAKDELASQLTSKPEIKRLLGVEVEEVPEVKEPELPIIPNYLSNPPFMYSKMDNKSEVILAQQITQNGSGEHAEDTHSDSASLSPTHEPQKSQSLISDSPTPPSNPTTHSQAPAGEFIPVTEQNGVLPSLGSSHNHAVVNCTVPMDLSVEPHLVNHADYPHAVAHNGTMCSPPLASPSPSLASSSGSQVQAPVASTNPTMSRQQSIPQQLSYGQAGGPVPAFQPFFFTSTFPVNVQELVLKVRIQNPNARENDFIEVELDRQELTYRSLLRVCCRELDISAEHVEKIRKLPNTMLRKDKDVARLQDFQELEVVLEKAEGLSLFSGTGGLTDRPCYNMKASRLTY, via the exons ATGTCCACGACTTCGTTGGATAAAGAATTGCAGGAGCGACTGAGAGAGGCGTCTGCCATCGGGGATATCGACGAAGTGCGGACGCTGGTGGAGAGCGGAGTAAATGTTAATTCACAGAACGAAATAAATGGATG GACATGCCTACACTGGGCATGCAAGAGGAACCATAAGCACATAGTGTCCTACCTACTCAGTTGTGGCGCAGACAAAGAAATCCTCACGGCTAAAGATGAGCTGGCCTCACAACTCACATCCAAACCAGAGATCAAACGACTGTTAGGAG TTGAGGTGGAGGAAGTGCCTGAAGTCAAGGAGCCTGAGCTGCCAATCATTCCCAACTACCTGTCTAACCCGCCCTTCATGTACTCCAAGATGGATAATAAGTCAGAGGTCATCCTGGCACAGCAAATTACACAGAATGGTTCTGGAGAACACgctgaggacacacacagcGATTCAGCCTCTCTATCTCCAACCCATGAGCCTCAGAAATCACAGAGCCTAATCTCTGACAGCCCCACTCCTCCCTCAAACCCTACTACCCACAGCCAAGCCCCGGCTGGGGAATTCATTCCTGTGACTGAGCAAAATGGTGTGTTACCCAGCCTGGGCTCATCCCACAACCATGCTGTTGTTAACTGCACAGTGCCCATGGACCTGTCAGTTGAGCCGCACCTTGTCAACCATGCTGACTATCCGCATGCAGTGGCACACAATGGCACCATGTGCTCACCTCCGTTGGCCTCACCCAGCCCCAGCCTGGCCAGTAGCAGTGGGAGCCAGGTCCAGGCCCCGGTGGCCAGCACCAACCCAACCATGAGCAGGCAGCAGTCTATCCCACAACAGCTAAGCTACGGCCAGGCCGGAGGGCCCGTGCCAGCTTTCCAGCCTTTCTTCTTCACTAGCACCTTCCCAGTCAATGTGCAAG AATTGGTGCTGAAAGTGCGTATCCAGAATCCCAATGCACGGGAGAACGACTTCATTGAGGTGGAGCTGGACCGCCAGGAGCTCACCTATCGCTCCCTCTTGAGGGTCTGTTGCCGTGAGCTAGACATCAGCGCTGAGCACGTGGAGAAGATCCGCAAGCTGCCAAACACTATGTTGAGAAAG GACAAAGATGTAGCTCGGCTGCAGGACTTTCAGGAGCTGGAGGTTGTGTTGGAGAAAGCTGAGGGCCTGTCCCTCTTCTCTGGTACCGGGGGCCTAACAGACAGACCCTGCTACAACATGAAGGCCTCCCGCCTCACCTACTAG